One Pullulanibacillus sp. KACC 23026 DNA segment encodes these proteins:
- a CDS encoding DEAD/DEAH box helicase — MQISEKRLRHLILECERLRDENQKLRELLGTNNISITNSIPASTVSETSKLRDEKIKDAIYLFKSLFHGRSDTYAVRWEAKNGKSGYAPACQNEWQANLCNKPAIKCSECENRRLLPLTDHVIFEHLSGKKTIGLYPLLKDETCWFLAIDFDKKDWQIESIAFINTCKRLGVHAYLERSRSGNGGHVWIFFNQAVSASLARKFGHYLITKTRYETKLQLASYDRLFPNQDLLTKGKFGNLIALPLQGSSKNQNNSVFVDEHFTPFPDQWRYLSTIKRMSKSDLEKIVSQKTFQEPIISWIKETETQDKLNNHEPVESITTLKLIHKNGILIKKDQLPLPLLQQIKELAIFNNPNYFKAKAQRFSTNTIPRKIDCSEEENDNLILPRGCLEDIKNLLKKQAIQLEIEDQLFKGQPLTLNFEGNLHPQQDEALKSLLANPIGILSATTGFGKTVIASALIAQRQTNTLVLVHRKPLIDQWKKSLTQFLSIDEKQIGQIGGGKQKPTGIIDVATIQSLNRHDEVKDFVKNYGQVIVDECHHISAYSFEKVLKKVEAQFVVGLTATPTRKDGLHPIMQMQLGSIRYRVKAKKQAKIRPFEHILIPRYTQFKSKNKESSIQELYNELIKNKNRNDLIFDDVLKELDNGSTPLILTERIEHIEDLVKRFKGFAKNIIVLKGGMKKSEEKERLRQLASLDHEEHLIIATGKYIGEGFDHARLDSLFLTMPLSWKGTLEQYVGRLHRLHENKSKVKVYDYVDHKEPMLQKMFEKRLKGYQSLGYQMANDNTNTTKNHIQMELF; from the coding sequence ATGCAAATAAGTGAAAAACGATTACGTCATCTTATTTTAGAGTGTGAACGTCTTAGGGATGAAAATCAAAAATTAAGAGAACTCTTAGGAACTAATAATATTTCTATAACGAATTCTATCCCTGCCTCAACTGTTAGTGAGACTTCAAAACTTAGAGATGAAAAAATTAAAGACGCCATATATCTATTTAAATCACTTTTTCATGGTCGATCGGATACCTACGCAGTTCGCTGGGAAGCCAAAAACGGAAAGTCTGGTTATGCACCAGCATGTCAAAATGAATGGCAAGCTAACCTTTGCAATAAACCAGCAATCAAATGTTCAGAATGTGAAAATCGCCGTCTTCTCCCTTTGACTGATCATGTCATTTTTGAACATTTAAGCGGAAAAAAAACTATCGGACTCTATCCTTTATTAAAGGATGAAACGTGTTGGTTCTTAGCAATCGATTTTGATAAAAAGGATTGGCAAATAGAATCTATAGCTTTTATTAATACTTGTAAAAGATTGGGTGTTCATGCTTATCTAGAGCGCTCCCGTTCTGGCAACGGCGGTCATGTGTGGATTTTCTTTAATCAAGCGGTATCTGCATCTCTAGCAAGAAAATTTGGGCACTATCTAATAACAAAAACTCGATATGAAACTAAACTTCAACTGGCATCATATGATCGTCTGTTTCCGAACCAAGATCTTTTAACTAAAGGGAAGTTCGGAAACTTAATAGCCCTTCCCTTACAAGGGTCTTCGAAAAACCAAAATAATAGTGTGTTTGTTGATGAGCACTTCACTCCGTTCCCTGATCAGTGGCGTTATCTATCTACCATCAAAAGAATGTCAAAAAGCGATCTTGAAAAAATTGTGAGTCAAAAAACCTTTCAAGAACCGATTATATCCTGGATAAAGGAAACGGAAACCCAAGATAAACTAAACAATCATGAACCAGTTGAATCGATTACTACTTTAAAACTCATTCACAAAAACGGGATTTTAATCAAAAAAGATCAATTGCCACTTCCTTTGTTACAGCAAATTAAGGAATTAGCTATATTCAATAATCCAAATTACTTTAAAGCGAAAGCCCAACGATTTTCAACTAACACTATTCCGAGAAAAATTGATTGTTCAGAGGAAGAAAATGACAATCTTATCTTACCGCGCGGTTGTTTAGAAGATATTAAGAACTTGTTAAAAAAACAAGCTATTCAATTGGAGATTGAAGATCAATTATTTAAGGGGCAGCCTTTAACTCTGAATTTTGAGGGCAATCTTCATCCACAGCAAGATGAAGCGCTGAAATCTCTGCTTGCAAATCCCATTGGTATCTTGTCTGCTACAACGGGATTTGGTAAAACCGTCATTGCATCGGCACTTATTGCTCAAAGACAGACCAATACGCTAGTTCTTGTACACCGCAAACCCCTAATTGATCAATGGAAAAAGAGCTTAACACAGTTTTTAAGTATTGATGAAAAGCAAATTGGCCAAATTGGCGGAGGTAAGCAAAAACCAACTGGGATCATAGATGTTGCGACCATTCAAAGTCTCAATCGCCATGATGAAGTTAAAGATTTTGTGAAAAATTATGGTCAGGTCATTGTTGATGAATGCCACCATATTTCGGCCTATAGTTTTGAAAAAGTATTAAAAAAGGTCGAAGCTCAGTTTGTAGTTGGGTTAACCGCAACTCCTACACGAAAAGATGGACTTCATCCCATAATGCAGATGCAACTAGGTTCAATAAGATATAGAGTTAAAGCCAAAAAACAAGCAAAAATTAGACCTTTTGAGCACATCTTAATTCCAAGGTATACACAATTTAAAAGTAAAAATAAAGAATCGAGCATACAAGAGTTGTACAATGAGTTAATTAAAAATAAGAATCGTAATGATTTAATTTTTGATGATGTTCTTAAGGAGTTGGATAATGGTTCTACTCCTTTGATCTTAACGGAAAGAATCGAACATATAGAGGATCTTGTAAAGCGATTTAAAGGATTTGCCAAAAACATTATTGTCTTAAAAGGTGGAATGAAGAAGTCTGAGGAAAAAGAACGATTAAGGCAATTAGCCTCTTTAGATCATGAAGAACATCTCATTATCGCAACCGGCAAATATATCGGAGAAGGCTTTGACCACGCTCGATTGGATTCCTTATTTTTGACCATGCCGTTATCTTGGAAAGGCACTTTGGAGCAATATGTAGGAAGATTACATCGACTTCACGAAAACAAATCCAAAGTAAAGGTTTATGACTACGTCGATCACAAAGAACCTATGCTTCAAAAAATGTTTGAAAAAAGATTAAAAGGTTATCAATCATTAGGTTATCAAATGGCTAATGACAATACCAACACCACAAAAAACCATATTCAAATGGAATTGTTTTAG
- a CDS encoding SPOR domain-containing protein — translation MNAYTVMIETTPNKASAKKRFELLKSRHIHSRIATLHLDNQTYYSVQAGPFTQRKEALTQLDAIKKLGIRHAFITRNAQ, via the coding sequence ATGAATGCCTATACCGTCATGATTGAAACGACCCCTAATAAGGCTAGTGCCAAAAAGCGTTTCGAGCTACTCAAAAGCCGTCATATCCATTCCCGCATCGCGACTTTACATCTAGATAACCAGACCTATTATAGTGTACAAGCAGGGCCATTTACTCAAAGAAAAGAGGCATTGACTCAGCTGGACGCCATCAAAAAACTAGGAATTAGACATGCTTTTATTACACGAAACGCTCAGTAA
- a CDS encoding restriction endonuclease: MGIVLTVIILGGLFGFYYRRLRIDNENLKSVTTSLIETEEEMKLSLLLGVYHRYKKEVNSEKEENPLMFERFVARVLENYYSGETYVTRSSGDYGVDIEHERQDGLHLGQVKCYAPNQAVNYEPIAIIHSQMVKQNAGGGFVVTTSRFTENAVSYAKELQIELIDGMKLIEMWTEGTKTRYRPFLQDVQDIKANSNA, translated from the coding sequence ATGGGAATTGTTTTGACCGTAATCATTCTTGGCGGATTATTTGGCTTTTATTATCGTCGTTTAAGAATTGATAATGAGAATCTAAAAAGTGTCACGACTAGTTTAATTGAAACCGAAGAAGAAATGAAGCTCTCCCTTTTGCTGGGAGTGTATCACCGATATAAAAAAGAAGTGAATTCAGAGAAAGAGGAAAATCCTTTGATGTTCGAGCGTTTCGTTGCGAGAGTTTTAGAGAATTATTACTCTGGAGAAACCTATGTCACCCGAAGCTCAGGGGATTATGGAGTGGATATAGAACATGAAAGGCAGGATGGGCTCCACTTAGGACAAGTTAAATGTTACGCGCCGAATCAGGCAGTGAATTATGAACCGATTGCGATTATTCATTCGCAAATGGTTAAGCAAAATGCAGGGGGTGGGTTTGTTGTGACGACAAGCCGTTTTACTGAGAATGCGGTTAGCTATGCAAAAGAGCTTCAGATTGAATTAATTGATGGGATGAAACTGATAGAAATGTGGACAGAGGGTACTAAAACTCGGTATCGTCCATTTTTACAGGATGTCCAGGATATTAAGGCTAACTCAAATGCTTAG
- the ftsZ gene encoding cell division protein FtsZ, producing the protein MFDNDINIDQFARIKVIGVGGGGNNAVNRMIEDGIEGVEFIAVNTDGQALHQSKAEIRIQIGQKLTRGLGAGANPEIGRKAVEESAQEIQDVIQGADMVFITAGMGGGTGTGAAPAIAEISRRLGALTIGVVTRPFKFEGSRRAANASKGIDRMKESVDTLIIIPNDRLLEVIDKKTNILDAFREADSVLRLGVQGISDLISVPGLINLDFSDVKTVMSHKGTAIMGIGIATGENRAAQAAQMAINSPLLETSINGAQGIIMNITGGSNLSLFEVQEAAALVSEHSHEELNMIFGAVINEHLKDEIIVTVIATGFTGQETRAAKEIEQPRGKTKPIYPQDDNYTIKPNDIYQRELNYIADREPENSGDRFDGENSYYNRRIRRTRYNKD; encoded by the coding sequence TTGTTTGATAATGATATTAATATAGATCAATTTGCTAGGATTAAAGTCATTGGGGTTGGCGGCGGTGGCAATAATGCGGTGAATCGGATGATTGAGGACGGGATTGAGGGGGTTGAATTTATCGCGGTGAACACGGATGGACAAGCCCTCCATCAATCAAAGGCGGAGATTCGGATTCAGATCGGGCAAAAGCTGACGAGGGGACTCGGAGCAGGTGCCAACCCCGAAATTGGGCGAAAAGCCGTTGAAGAAAGTGCCCAAGAGATTCAAGACGTAATCCAAGGTGCGGATATGGTTTTTATTACAGCGGGAATGGGTGGTGGTACAGGAACCGGTGCTGCGCCCGCCATTGCTGAGATCTCTCGCAGGCTTGGAGCTCTGACGATTGGAGTCGTCACGCGCCCTTTCAAATTTGAAGGCTCGAGGCGTGCAGCCAACGCTTCAAAAGGGATCGATCGCATGAAGGAATCGGTGGATACCTTAATTATAATTCCTAACGACCGATTGCTCGAAGTGATTGATAAAAAGACAAACATTCTCGATGCGTTCCGTGAAGCGGACAGCGTTCTCCGCCTTGGTGTTCAAGGCATCTCTGACTTGATCTCTGTTCCGGGGCTCATCAATCTCGATTTCTCCGATGTAAAAACCGTCATGTCTCATAAAGGAACTGCTATTATGGGGATTGGGATCGCGACAGGAGAGAATCGAGCCGCTCAAGCCGCTCAAATGGCGATTAATAGTCCCCTGCTCGAAACGTCTATTAATGGGGCACAAGGAATCATTATGAACATCACAGGCGGAAGCAATCTCAGCCTTTTTGAAGTCCAAGAAGCAGCTGCCCTCGTCTCCGAACACTCTCACGAAGAGTTGAACATGATCTTCGGCGCTGTCATTAATGAGCATTTAAAAGATGAAATTATTGTAACCGTCATTGCGACAGGCTTTACCGGACAAGAAACGCGAGCGGCAAAAGAAATCGAACAGCCGCGCGGCAAAACAAAACCGATTTATCCTCAAGACGACAACTATACGATTAAGCCAAACGATATTTATCAAAGAGAACTCAACTATATCGCTGACCGGGAGCCGGAAAATTCAGGTGATCGATTTGATGGTGAAAACTCTTACTATAACAGACGAATAAGGCGAACTCGATACAATAAGGATTGA
- the wrbA gene encoding NAD(P)H:quinone oxidoreductase, with product MSNVKVAVVYYSMGGTNYQLAKWAEEGAKEAGAEVKVLKVQELAPQSVIDSNEGWKAHVEATKHVPEATSADLEWADAIIFSVPTRFGGVPSQVKQFLDIQGGLWATGKTVNKVVSAMTSAQNPHGGQEATLLSLYTSMMHWGAIIATPGYTDPVLFAAGGNPYGTSVTVGQDGKMIEDVQAAVKHQAKRTVQVAEWVKKGNQ from the coding sequence ATGTCAAATGTTAAAGTAGCTGTCGTCTATTACAGCATGGGAGGAACAAATTATCAGCTTGCAAAATGGGCTGAAGAAGGTGCCAAAGAAGCGGGCGCAGAGGTAAAAGTATTAAAAGTTCAGGAATTAGCTCCTCAATCGGTTATTGATAGCAACGAAGGCTGGAAAGCTCACGTTGAAGCAACTAAGCATGTTCCGGAAGCCACTTCAGCAGACCTTGAATGGGCCGATGCTATTATCTTCAGTGTGCCAACTCGCTTTGGTGGCGTGCCATCTCAAGTGAAGCAATTCCTTGATATTCAAGGCGGACTTTGGGCAACTGGTAAAACCGTTAACAAGGTTGTAAGTGCCATGACTTCCGCTCAAAATCCTCATGGCGGACAAGAAGCTACCTTGCTTTCATTGTATACGTCCATGATGCACTGGGGTGCGATCATTGCAACACCTGGGTATACCGATCCTGTTCTATTTGCAGCAGGCGGAAACCCATACGGAACAAGCGTTACTGTAGGCCAAGACGGTAAAATGATTGAAGACGTTCAAGCGGCTGTCAAACACCAAGCGAAACGCACTGTTCAAGTTGCTGAATGGGTGAAAAAAGGAAATCAATAA
- a CDS encoding ring-cleaving dioxygenase: MKQTMGIHHITAIVGHPQENVDFYAGVLGLRLVKKTVNFDDPGTYHFYFGNEGGNPGTIITFFPWANSAKGTIGDGQVGVTSYVVPTGALTFWEKRFEKFQIPFTKTERFGETYLAFDDPHGLHLEIVEREEGELNTWEFGGVTKEVAIKGFGGATLYSARPELTAGLLGTLMGLDLVGKEGNFVRYRSIGDIGNVIDIKLTPAGSGQMGVGTVHHIAWRATDDQDQLDWKSYLEQYGYGVTPVRDRQYFNAIYFREYGEILFEIATDPPGFAYDESHETMGEKLMLPEQYEQHRSQLNQTLIPIEVKELD, translated from the coding sequence ATGAAGCAAACAATGGGGATTCACCACATTACAGCGATCGTGGGCCATCCGCAAGAAAATGTTGATTTTTATGCAGGTGTTCTGGGGCTTCGTTTAGTGAAGAAAACGGTCAATTTTGATGATCCTGGTACTTATCATTTTTATTTTGGTAATGAAGGTGGAAATCCAGGCACCATTATTACTTTCTTTCCATGGGCAAATTCGGCAAAAGGGACGATTGGAGACGGCCAGGTCGGCGTCACATCTTATGTCGTTCCAACAGGGGCTCTAACTTTTTGGGAGAAACGATTTGAAAAATTTCAGATCCCTTTTACAAAGACGGAGCGCTTCGGTGAGACCTATTTAGCTTTCGACGATCCACATGGGCTTCACTTGGAAATAGTGGAAAGAGAAGAAGGGGAACTCAACACCTGGGAATTTGGCGGTGTGACAAAAGAAGTTGCCATTAAAGGGTTTGGCGGGGCCACTCTTTATTCGGCTCGACCTGAATTAACAGCCGGTTTACTCGGAACTTTAATGGGTCTCGACTTAGTGGGAAAAGAAGGAAACTTTGTTCGTTATCGTTCTATAGGAGATATCGGCAATGTGATTGATATCAAGTTAACACCTGCGGGCAGCGGACAAATGGGAGTTGGAACCGTCCATCACATCGCATGGCGCGCCACTGACGACCAAGATCAACTCGATTGGAAGAGCTACCTTGAACAATATGGTTATGGGGTCACACCTGTTCGGGACCGTCAATATTTTAACGCCATTTATTTCAGAGAGTATGGGGAGATCCTATTTGAAATTGCGACGGATCCTCCTGGCTTTGCCTATGATGAATCCCATGAAACAATGGGAGAAAAATTAATGCTGCCTGAGCAGTACGAACAGCACAGAAGTCAGCTGAATCAAACGTTAATTCCAATCGAAGTAAAAGAACTGGATTAA
- a CDS encoding MarR family transcriptional regulator produces the protein MSLEHREDSELSLKLFIVLTRAMESITKRVEEDIKSYGLNTTEFAVLELLYNKGDQPIQKIGEKVLLASSSITYVVDKLEKKKLIRRKPCPDDRRVTFAVITEEGQELMSTIFPKHKEAIQAIFGGLNAEEKVQIIDQLKRLGKYAQQI, from the coding sequence ATGTCTTTGGAACATCGTGAAGATTCGGAGTTATCCTTAAAGTTATTTATTGTTTTGACGCGAGCGATGGAGTCGATTACTAAGCGTGTGGAAGAAGACATCAAAAGCTATGGGCTTAACACGACTGAGTTTGCTGTGTTAGAGCTTTTGTATAATAAAGGTGATCAGCCGATTCAAAAAATAGGTGAAAAGGTGTTGCTAGCGAGCAGCAGTATCACTTATGTGGTGGATAAATTAGAGAAGAAAAAACTCATTAGACGCAAGCCCTGTCCGGATGACCGCCGCGTGACATTTGCCGTTATCACGGAAGAGGGGCAAGAACTAATGAGTACGATTTTTCCAAAACATAAAGAAGCGATTCAAGCGATCTTTGGCGGATTAAATGCCGAGGAGAAAGTACAGATAATTGACCAATTAAAAAGGTTAGGTAAGTATGCGCAACAAATCTAA
- a CDS encoding ion channel gives MSRGFFKQKKVKKLTALFLFYMNVIIFFAIIYWLLDWTKLGTIVDHFSTSSHQETLLDSLLRAFYMSSLTLLSVGYGDLTPFGLSRGVAVIEAMVGYILPAALVIQSFSNPEAD, from the coding sequence ATGTCTAGGGGATTTTTCAAGCAAAAAAAAGTTAAAAAGCTAACGGCATTGTTTTTGTTTTATATGAACGTCATTATCTTTTTTGCGATCATTTATTGGTTACTCGATTGGACAAAACTAGGGACAATTGTCGATCATTTTTCTACCTCATCTCATCAGGAAACGTTACTTGACAGTCTATTAAGAGCATTTTACATGAGCTCACTAACGCTCTTATCAGTCGGTTATGGCGATTTGACCCCATTCGGTCTTTCAAGAGGAGTCGCCGTGATTGAAGCCATGGTCGGCTATATACTCCCGGCAGCCTTAGTGATCCAATCTTTCTCGAATCCTGAAGCGGACTAG
- a CDS encoding LysM peptidoglycan-binding domain-containing protein gives MVRINKRLLNCLTGTVLSASIIATSLTSLSHHAEAATTTNSAKFNMSYLFFGNYSTEVAETNGALNAVSPDYFEINSDGTLKVTSKYSKAFVDEMHQEGMKVTPYLSNNWDQKIGRAGLQNREVLAQEVADEVKALNLDGVDIDIEGLTEADRANYTDFVKRLNSLIPDKDISVAVAANPSNWSTGWQGSYDYKALAENSDYLMLMAYDESWSGETTPGPVAGLPWVEKSIQYALNQGVSPDHLVLGMPFYGRLWKTDGTTSNGTNVYGVAVSQKNIDAIVQKYNGTVAYDATQGSEKATFTIKSTDPTIVVGGITLTAGNYTLWYDDQKSIDEKINLVNKYNLKGTGSWALGHEDPSIWDNFQNLLNGATSSSQAESTGLNPITYNVVSGDTLTKIALKYNTTVQAIKDANNLTSDTIRIGQILNIPSSSEVTAAPTTTAPVQSTPTTVAPTPAPAAKAPAPKPVTKTVTVTKTVTYKVVKGDSLSKIAKKYHTTVTKIKNDNKLHSNTIKVGQKLKIKTTTTQKVTVGASSSSITVQAAAKPAAKKVTYKVVKGDCLSKIAKKYKTTVAAIEKASGLKSTTIHVGQVLTIK, from the coding sequence GTGGTTAGGATAAATAAGAGACTATTAAACTGTTTAACTGGTACAGTTTTATCTGCTTCAATTATTGCGACGTCACTTACTAGTCTGTCACATCATGCTGAAGCTGCAACAACCACCAACTCTGCCAAGTTTAATATGTCTTATCTTTTTTTCGGGAATTATTCGACCGAAGTCGCTGAGACAAACGGGGCACTTAATGCAGTGTCGCCCGATTACTTTGAAATCAATAGTGATGGCACATTAAAGGTGACATCTAAATATAGCAAGGCCTTTGTTGATGAAATGCATCAAGAAGGAATGAAAGTAACGCCTTATTTAAGTAATAACTGGGATCAAAAAATTGGACGAGCAGGCTTACAGAATCGAGAGGTGCTCGCTCAAGAGGTTGCTGATGAAGTAAAGGCGTTAAATCTAGACGGTGTGGATATTGATATCGAAGGTTTGACCGAAGCCGATCGAGCCAATTATACCGATTTTGTTAAACGTCTTAACAGCCTGATTCCAGATAAAGATATATCCGTTGCCGTGGCGGCCAATCCAAGTAATTGGTCGACGGGCTGGCAAGGCTCCTATGATTACAAGGCCTTAGCAGAAAACAGTGATTACCTTATGCTGATGGCGTATGATGAAAGTTGGTCAGGTGAAACGACTCCTGGGCCAGTAGCAGGATTACCATGGGTAGAAAAATCCATACAGTATGCGCTCAATCAAGGTGTTTCTCCTGATCATTTAGTTCTCGGAATGCCTTTTTACGGTCGACTTTGGAAAACAGACGGCACGACATCAAATGGTACAAATGTTTATGGCGTAGCCGTTTCTCAAAAAAATATCGACGCCATTGTTCAAAAGTACAACGGAACCGTTGCTTATGATGCAACACAGGGCAGCGAGAAAGCAACTTTTACGATTAAATCCACCGATCCAACAATAGTTGTCGGCGGCATTACGCTAACAGCGGGGAATTATACGCTATGGTATGACGATCAGAAGAGCATTGATGAAAAAATTAATTTAGTGAATAAATATAATCTTAAAGGAACAGGTAGTTGGGCATTAGGACATGAAGATCCATCCATTTGGGATAATTTCCAAAACCTCTTAAATGGAGCGACCTCTTCAAGTCAAGCAGAATCAACTGGACTTAATCCAATCACTTATAATGTTGTTTCAGGCGATACGCTTACCAAAATTGCTTTAAAGTATAATACAACGGTTCAAGCAATTAAGGATGCAAACAACTTAACATCAGACACGATTAGGATAGGTCAGATTCTCAATATCCCATCTAGTTCAGAGGTAACAGCAGCACCGACTACAACTGCACCGGTTCAGTCAACGCCAACTACAGTCGCACCAACACCTGCTCCTGCAGCAAAGGCTCCTGCACCAAAGCCAGTCACTAAAACGGTCACTGTCACTAAAACGGTCACTTACAAAGTGGTGAAAGGCGATTCTCTTTCAAAAATCGCGAAGAAGTATCATACGACTGTAACTAAGATTAAAAACGATAACAAGCTTCACTCAAACACCATCAAAGTAGGTCAGAAGTTAAAAATCAAGACGACTACAACTCAAAAAGTAACAGTGGGTGCAAGCTCTAGTTCTATAACAGTTCAAGCAGCCGCTAAACCAGCAGCTAAGAAAGTGACATATAAAGTGGTCAAGGGAGATTGTCTCTCCAAGATCGCGAAGAAATATAAAACGACCGTTGCAGCTATAGAAAAAGCCAGTGGACTTAAATCAACGACAATTCATGTCGGCCAAGTTTTAACGATAAAATAA
- a CDS encoding MFS transporter, with protein MFSRIQGNARGCLIYEPLFILPNSMLTMYVSVYMLQLGTNEKQIGYITSIGLVIQILTSFISGYLTDRMGRKRALLYFDLIAWTAAGLIWAISQNFWYFLIAAVCNSFQRVPTTAWYCLLVEDTDAKDRSIVFRVLQLISVIGGLFAPLGGLLVHHFSLVPAMRIMYLIFAVCVTIMNYTRNAATHETEIGIRKRNESQSLKLKSTLLEYIQVMKALLSNPLLVIVFGIYILFNFQMTLQNTYLSIYLVEALHINAALIAIFPAVSSIAMLGLLFFVIPRFVEAKANQYIVWGFALAILANGILISINTGQLLLVILSTILSAAGSFIASPYLEAIVQNVMEDDQRAKMFSILQVLILLFISPAGIIGGWTYTINPKLPFVLIILSFVAGILLLISLIYKEGKVRQAESMGSK; from the coding sequence TTGTTTAGCAGAATTCAAGGAAATGCGAGGGGCTGTCTAATTTATGAGCCGCTTTTTATTTTGCCTAATAGTATGCTCACGATGTATGTGTCGGTTTATATGCTGCAGCTCGGAACCAATGAAAAGCAGATTGGATACATTACCTCAATTGGACTGGTGATTCAGATTCTGACTTCTTTTATAAGCGGGTATTTGACAGACAGGATGGGACGGAAGCGGGCCCTTTTGTATTTCGATCTAATTGCTTGGACCGCAGCCGGTCTTATTTGGGCAATTTCCCAAAACTTCTGGTACTTTTTGATTGCCGCGGTCTGTAACAGTTTTCAAAGAGTTCCAACCACCGCTTGGTATTGTCTCTTGGTTGAGGATACGGATGCAAAGGACCGTTCCATTGTTTTTAGAGTGCTGCAGCTGATCAGTGTGATCGGCGGGTTGTTCGCACCGCTTGGAGGGTTGCTCGTTCATCACTTTTCGCTTGTACCGGCGATGCGGATCATGTACCTCATTTTTGCGGTCTGTGTGACCATTATGAACTACACGCGAAATGCCGCAACTCATGAAACGGAGATCGGTATTCGAAAACGGAATGAAAGCCAATCCCTAAAATTAAAAAGTACATTGCTTGAATATATTCAAGTGATGAAAGCTCTTTTGTCCAATCCTTTGTTAGTCATCGTATTTGGCATTTATATTTTGTTTAATTTCCAAATGACTTTACAAAATACGTATCTATCCATCTACTTGGTCGAGGCGCTACATATTAATGCCGCCCTTATTGCCATTTTTCCAGCGGTGTCTTCAATCGCGATGCTCGGGCTGCTCTTCTTCGTCATTCCGCGGTTTGTTGAGGCAAAAGCCAATCAATATATCGTGTGGGGCTTTGCCTTGGCGATCCTTGCTAATGGCATTCTCATTTCCATTAATACGGGTCAACTCCTGCTCGTTATCCTTAGCACCATCTTGAGTGCGGCCGGTAGTTTTATTGCCAGTCCTTACTTAGAAGCGATTGTCCAGAATGTGATGGAAGACGACCAGAGGGCTAAGATGTTTTCGATCCTTCAAGTCTTAATTCTATTATTTATTTCTCCAGCAGGGATAATTGGTGGCTGGACCTATACCATTAACCCCAAATTGCCGTTTGTCCTTATCATTCTTTCTTTTGTCGCCGGCATCCTGTTATTAATAAGCTTAATCTATAAGGAAGGGAAAGTCCGGCAAGCAGAAAGTATGGGATCGAAATAA